The DNA window agtaaataaatcaTATCAATTTTGgtatttatttggattcttaAAATtggatttatttctttttttatcattaatatttaacattttcaccaaatcaaataataataaatagttaaTTAAAGCTGAAATTTTATTTCGTAGTCTAAAATCATGACTACTctaatattcttttttttatttatttggtcaataaaaacattaaataaaaaatctcaAATATTATAATGACTTGACCAAAAAATTTATTGACCAAATCgaaacaaacaaatatttttagTTGGCCAAAATATAGTTGTTTAACACATATATCAACCAAAAGTTTTGATCATGCTAATACGTATTCAATAAAATCCACTGAATCTATTTTTAGTGgtcaaaatataaattttaaaactttaaatTTTACATAATAATCGAATTACAAAATAAATTGAACTAGTTGgtcaaaatataaattttacaTAATAATGGAATTACAAAATAAATTGAACGCAGCAGCCAATGTCACAAACCTAGTCTTAATTCTTAAGAAAAAGACTGAAAATGTTTACCGCATAAGATACGATTCTCAAGTAAAATTTACCTGCTTCTTACTTGTTAATCGGTCTGGATCGGTTTTGAGGCAAAAACTCATTCGTACCAGCGTCTCTCAAATGTCGCCCGGAGGccttcctgaagaacttatcacaGAAGTCTTATCAGTCCTTCCTGTGAAATCTATTTTACGATTCAAATGCGTCTGCAAGCCATGGGAATTTCTCATCTCTGATCCTTTTTTCGTCGAAAAGCATCGTCATCAATCACAAAAACGAAACAAGCATCTCGCGCTGATCGTGTGCAGGCCTTTCACGCGTAGTGCTGAATATTATTATGACAGGGACTGTTCTGTCGTACCATTTCCCCTCAACAGATTACTACTTAATCCATCCATAACCATTCCCATCCTTCCTCATCACCGATTGCGATATAAGCGCTGTTTCCGAGTCATCGGTTCCATCAATGGATTGATCTGTTTGTTTAATTCTTATAGAACTCGCAGCGGTCCATATGGTCCGTATCATCGAAACACCTGGTTCCGTTTGTGGAACCCGGCCACCAAGACAATATCTCAAAAATTAGGCTCAATTATCCATCCCTCTATCCATCCATATTATTCTGGAGAAGATCGATCTAACTATCTCAGGTTTGCATTTGGTTATGATAAATCAACAGACACTTACAAAGTAGTGGCATTCTGTCCTAACGAGGTGAAAATTTTCAGTTTTGGTGATAATGTTTGGAAAACTATTCAATGTTTCCCTGTAATTCCTTTATATCATGTGGTTGTGGTTCGCCATCAACACCAGCGTGTCAACGAAGGTGTGTATTTGAGTGGCACTATTAATTGGTTGGCCATTTTAAATTGTGAATACTTTTGCACATACATCGAAGAtctagatgttccaaaaatggaTCAATTTGTGATTATCTCGCTCAACCTGAACAAGGAGACATACCGTCGGTTGCTTCCCCCGTGTATAGAGGATGTCCCGTATATTTTGCCAACTATAAGTGTGTTGAGGGACCGTCTTTGTTTTTCCTACCATATTGAGACTACTCATTTTTCTATATGGATGATGATGGAATTCGGAGTCCAAGAGTCTTGGACTCAATTTCTTACTATTAGTTATGTGGATCTTCAAATTGATTATGAATCCCGTCGATATGGTTATGATTATCTACTCTATCCACTGTGCCTTTCTGAGGATGATGACACAATAATACTATCAAATAGTCACGAAGAGCAGGCCTTTCTCTATAATTGGAGAGAAAATAGAGTAGAGAAAACTAGAATTACCAACAGTGTATTGTGGATGTTTTCTCCTACCTATATCGAAAGCTTGGTTTCCACTGGTGGTTGAAAGTAAGTCCCTcttcattattttatttgtttgaaatCGTTGATCTCTTATAATACTAGACTATCTGTGTATTGCTTTTATGATGGCTTAGGCTATCATATTCATACTGTTAAATGATCATATGTTAGCTATTCTTTCATGTTTGATAATATTAATTCTATGATCTTTATTTCTCATAGGATGCAATTTTGAGAATTATGCATTCATATTTTCCATTGCTTTTAGATATTTCTCTAATGGGTACTATGGGTCCATTTTGAATCATAGGACGGAAACCCCAATTTCAAGCCCATTAGACGTTGTTGATGGTTGCATGCAATATGGTAAGAAGAAagggaaaaaaaaaaagagagaaatatgCCGGAATTTATAGTCCTCTTGATGTTTCTTTTGAGACCTTTGCAGAAATTTAGTGAATTTGTCACTAACTATGTGTAAGGATGCAAAACTCTGTAATAGATATTCTTGCAGTTGCATAAGTTTAATTATATGTTTGTTTCTCACCCTTGTGTTTGATAGAGACCCGAGTATGAGTTAAATAGGAAAAAGAGCTATTATTGTAATAAAGAGTGTGGTGAGGTTATATGGTACATAATGAGTGGGGTAGGCTGCTTAGTTGGCAAGTTTGTTATGCCTCTTAGCAGTATATAGAGTGAGGTGAGGGAGTGTGGGGATTATCATGGAAGAATATAGTTTGTTATGAACAGTTGGCTTCAAGCCTCTGTAGGAGCTATGCTCTGTGGGCATTAGGATATTCATCCTCTTGCATTTACCTTTCCTCTTGCATTTACCTTTCAGTTTTAGAAATAATACACTATTTTTCATATTTGTGCATTTTAATCCATTTCTTATATATTCTCTAAGTTGCGGATTTTCGGGTTCGCAACAATGGTCCGACCTGCCGGATCCGACGGAGAGCCAGTGATATCTACGAAGGTGGTTCCTAGATTCGACGGAACAGAAGATGGTTATTGGTGGCTGATCCAATTAGATCGGTATTTTGAGGCTAACACTTGGCTTTGTGAAGGAAGAAAGGTGGGATGGGTGACTGCATTTGGGTTGTGTGGTAATGCTTTTACCTGGTGGCTTTCTTGGAAGAAAGGTAAACAGGATGTCACATGGCAGAATTTTGAAAGGGCTTTCATTATGAAATTCATCCCAGATCTGTGGGAGATGATGGATCCTGCAGAAGTTGAGGAGGAAGAAAACCATGATTATGTTTTGAATAAGACTGCAGAGAGCAATTCAATGCCAAAGGGTGCCGAGAATCAATCTGTGCTAGATGTGATGAACAACACTGGAGAAATTACGTCTTGCAATGAATTACGACCAAGGTTAACACCTCAGTCAGAAAAGATCGCAGAGATGGTAACGGAGAAGAAAGAAGTGAATGAGGTACAAAGAGGAAAGAATCAGGTGTTTGTGTTTAAGCCTCCTCTGTCGCCGGAACCGACGGACTTGGGTTCACCAATTAAGACTTTACTTGAACCAAAGCCACCTGAACTACTCCCGCTGGAATTAAGTCCGTCAGATTCGCGATACTCTGATCAACTCACGACAACACATCCACGGGGAGAACCGCCACCCAAACCCTCAGATGGGTCGATTCTGGTTGGAGGCATATGTGAGACAATTCTTCCTCAATCGGAATATTCAATCATAGTTCACCGTGTAATAACGATGAAGTCACTGCAGAACGAGTTAGAACGGGTGCGTGTAATAGAAGATCCGACCCGAATGAAAGAGGGAGATATAAGGGCAAATCTGTCATTTTGTAAGTTAGGTCAAGACTTAAACATAATGGGCCTGGTCCAATTAGATGAGGTCATATCACTACTGGGCCCAATTGCAATGGGTTGTAACCAAGGGAAATCCTATAGAATCTACACAAAGAGGCACATAACGCAGAAACCTGTGTATTTGGATTCCAATCCTCTGTTACGACAATCCAAACCACCGCCACTGCCAATTCTTCATGTTAAGAATGTAAAGTGGCTCACACCCAGTTTGGATTTGACAAGCGAGATGTTATTTTTGATGGGGGtacatatcataaaaataaaaaatggttatGTGTGTTGTTTTTCACACTTACAAAACGCAGAGCTAGTGACTAAGCAACGAGAAGGTTCGACTTCCGCTAAGCAGTATTTTCCCCAATCCATTGCTCCAAATATTAATCATGAAGGCAGTGGGATGAGCTCTCTTATTTTCACAAATGGGTTACAGAGGAGTCTCGGGAAGGAACTCGTAGAATTTTTGGGAAGAGGAGCATCATGGGTTCTAAAACTGAAGATTAGCAAGAAAGAGAAACAGAAGACTTATGTGGCTACAAGGACAAGGGCGATATCCAGGTATGAGAGTAGTAAATCAGTACATGTTGCTACAAGAAAAACACTTGATAATTTTGGTCAAAGTGCAAATGATGTCCCTTTGGAACTCGATGAACATGAGCCAGAATTTCTTCTTCTCATAAATGTAGAGTCTCCCTTCATGGAGAAGTCTCTAATAGCTGCAGACCATACACCTAAAAGGGTTAAGACTGATAAGAATATGCTTTCCTATAATATCCTGAGAATAAAATCATTGACCAACATATTACTTGATATTGAGAAGGAAATACAAGCATTGGGTGTTGAGCTAGTCTTAATTGACTCAATACTTGCAGCTTCAAGGAAAGAGACAAGTACACCTACTGATTGTGCTTTGATAAAGCCATCAAGACACCACATGTTTGGAAATGTAGCACTTGCAGTATGTTATGTTCTGGGTATTCATAGGTTTGCAATGGAACTAGATGGGTATGATCAAGGATTGGTAACAAGTACAAGGTCTATTATTGTGGTCAATTACATGGTGCCTAAACCAATTTTGGTCAGTATTGACCCACTTCAAGTTCTTGAGGCAATCAAAAGAATTTTGGGTTGTATATATCCTTTGGTTTCCAGAATTTTGTCTTATATGGGACCTGTTTTAAATAAATCTATAGAGAGGAATGATGGTTTTACAAGGGGGCCATTAGGTTTGGCAATTATGTCGTTGTATTACGTTGTACCGATCCGACAATGGGATCCAGGAGAGTTCAATTTTCCTATGGCAGCTACAACTTGTGACTACTGTTGGAACGGTTTGCTCAACTTTGTATTTGATAGAGGCAAGTTTGATGGATGCAAATTTCAACCTTGGGGACAAGGTTGTTTTGAAGGGGTGGGTATTGATAGAGACCCGAGTATGAGTTAAATAGGAAAAAGAGCTATTATTGTAATAAAGAGTGTGGTGAGGTTATATGGTAAATAATGAGTGGGGTAGGCTGCTTAGTTGGCAAGTTTGTTATGCCTCTTAGCAGTATATAGAGTGAGGTGAGGGAGTGTGGGGATTATTATGGAAGAATATAGTTTGTTATGAACAGTTGGCTTCAAGCCTCTGTAGGAGCTATGCTCTGTGGGCATTAGGATATTCATCCTCTTGCATTTACCTTTCCTCTTGCATTTACCTTTCAGTTTTAGAAATAATACACTATTTTTCATATTTGTGCATTTTAATCCATTTCTTCTATATTCTCTAAGTTGCGGATTTTCGGGTTCGCAACAGTGTTCTTCTGTGAATACTATAAGTTGAATAAGTTCATTTTGATGACAGTTTGATGCAGATTGTGTTGAAATTCAAAGAATGATATGCCAAAGTGTTATGTGCAAGTTTTCAAAATGTTGCAGAGTGGTAATTGTTTGTCTGCATTGAGATTACCACCACTTCACTTTTATCTTAAAGCTGTCTTCCTTGTTCTGCTCCATGTTAATCTCCAAACATAATATTACTTCTTATTATTCATATACTTTCCCTTATGCTTTGTTTGTATTGATGGAattggatggagcggagcggaatggaatggaataaaatgatattccgttgtttggataatttaaaaatggatggagcggagcggaaaggagtggtatggattccattccattccatcacttaccaccatattccttcccctccgatttgggcggaatgaataatTTGTCTTATTCTGTTCTAAAATTTCTAAACAATGAAATGGTACattcgttccgctccgttccattccgctccgctccattccgctccgttcatttcGGGATATCCAAACACAGCCTTAGAGAAATTCCTTGAAGAAAGAACTTGGCAAATAATTTTAGAAAAGATGCACCTTGACAATCAAATGTTGTATCTACTGGAATACAATAAATACTTCAGACTTCAACCAAACACAAGTGCTTCCTACAACTTTAGTTAGCATGGACCACTTTTATGCCGTTGCGAATTTGCAACATTCACTCATTCGATTTTTTTAGGTCGTTagattaaaaaaatgtataaaattttaaattttttttttatttaatacaaattaaaaattatatttaaatttaaatcgtTTAATCCAACTATTAGAAGTGTCGAGAATGCGTGAATGCAATAAAtggataaaattttaaaattttaatatttttcatttaatataaattaaaaattatatttaaatttaaatcgtTTAATCCAACTATTAAAAGTGTCGAATGCGTGAATACAGCGAATTGTGACCGCAGTGAATCTGTTTTCAGTTTGCGTATGTTTTGCAACAAAGATTTTTCATCCATTGGTAGGTCTATTTCAACTCTAGGCATACTCCCCTAAACTATTATGTCCAATTTAGAAAGTCAAAAagagtattttttataaataatttctaTAGATGAATTACATACTAAAATTTCAAAAGGGATTGAGAAATAAtcgttgaaaaaaataaaataattaagaataaatcaaaaaaaattagaatttaaaatatttatttgaactCTAGTTTTTcaagttatttaaattttaaattttaaattttttaatttaatgaaaaataagatGTAATAAAgaaaaagttaataaaaaatattgatgattttaagaagaaagaaaatgactcaAGAAAGAGCTAAAATACCAAGttgaaatttatatttttggGGTGTTTTTTTCActtaaattgattaattaaattgtatttgtGCTTGTATTAGTAACAACCACAACTTTATAAAATAGTTGAAGGATTTATTGAGCTTCTTATAGATTCAAAAGTAGTTGGTAAAAACATTTTGAATTCTGGACTAAGAAGTATAACTAGAATGTCATTGGTACATTAAATTCAACTGTTGCTCAAACTGAATTGGAAGGTGCAAGTTTATCATATTTATCGTAAGTCGAATACTTATGCATATGCACTTGCTAACATAGAGTGTGATCTTTCTACTacaatttttcttcttttattaattaattgattgtatTAGAGTCTCTATTAATtgctatataatttatttttttcaaattcggCCCATTCAGCTTATCATATTTCTTCTTTAAGTCACCATCATTGTTtcattattttaaatttcatCAGGATTCTTCATCAATTCGATCATGTTAACATTTTCTCTCTTCTAAAATAATATCCAAATcataaattgaaaaatatattacAATTAGAAGTTAACATTCCATTTTCGTGTTTTAAGAAGATTGGACACCACACAAAAACACATCTATTATCTTCTTAATACGTAGTCATAATAATCATGGTATAGGACTAACTATTAGAAGATTAGTTTGAAGAGACTTGTTTTGAAATTATCATACGACTCGATATAAGATCTAACCAATTCAAAATTTCAGCCCACAATTTCGATTGTTCAAGTCTAACAAATAGATAAACCTTTGTTAAGAAACTGCACACAAGAGCCAGACACCGCACTCATATCAGTCTTTGGAGTCAATTCAACGGTCTTTCGTATTACAAGACACATTTGTTGGGGTGATTAAAATGTAGTTTTTATATAGGCGCAATATTGCTCCACTTCAAAGCATGATTCATTCTATTCCTACAAATTACAAATCTCAGATCTCACTTAAATGTCGAAGCAATAACCTTGCAGACACACGTTCTCTCTATTTATTGGAGACTCCATTATCATGCCATATAGATTCCATGCTAAACTTTTTAAGTTGCTCTGCCCCTCTAGGATTTTGATTTTGCTACTTATCTTGTTTATTATCTTTTATCACTTAATGTTTTATTAATTGAGTTTCCTCTAAGTTCGATCGTTGTGTCTATATTGTGTCATATTATCTCAAATATCATTTACACCTAGGGCTGCCAAAATGTCCCTCAAAGATATTGTGTTGGAAAATCTTGTGTTTCTTATCCTTTAAATGTCACCACTTAATCGGTGGAGCCCCTTGTGGCTTCTTCTCTCCACTCTCATCTTGACTCTAACATCAATAACTAATACTTTATATTTAATAGTCAATATCTCTCTTAGTGTAACTTTACCGTCCAAACaaatattcttattttatttcCTAATAAGAAATAAATCTATATGAGAATATGTTACCCACTCTTGAATATGATAAGATGCTCATATTTTTACTAAAACATGTATTAGCTATAATAAGACTAAAAGTTGACGAAAAATCTAGCACGAGTTTACCATCCACATTTTTACTTCCCAGAGATCATACCTCTCATGTACTCCCTCAAAGCCTCTCGATGCGCTCCCTGCATGCCTCATTAAGACCCCCTTTAAAAAATTGATCTCCTTAAGTATATCATGAACTAAACCTTCTAAAAAATTGATCTCCTTAAGTATATCATGAACTAAACCTTCTAATTCCTctcaaatttgaattttaaaatgtcCTCAACATGAGGTGC is part of the Vicia villosa cultivar HV-30 ecotype Madison, WI linkage group LG2, Vvil1.0, whole genome shotgun sequence genome and encodes:
- the LOC131651347 gene encoding F-box/kelch-repeat protein At3g23880-like, with the protein product MELQNKLNAAANVTNLVLILKKKTENVYRIRYDSQVKFTCFLLVNRSGSVLRQKLIRTSVSQMSPGGLPEELITEVLSVLPVKSILRFKCVCKPWEFLISDPFFVEKHRHQSQKRNKHLALIVCRPFTRSAEYYYDRDCSVVPFPLNRLLLNPSITIPILPHHRLRYKRCFRVIGSINGLICLFNSYRTRSGPYGPYHRNTWFRLWNPATKTISQKLGSIIHPSIHPYYSGEDRSNYLRFAFGYDKSTDTYKVVAFCPNEVKIFSFGDNVWKTIQCFPVIPLYHVVVVRHQHQRVNEGVYLSGTINWLAILNCEYFCTYIEDLDVPKMDQFVIISLNLNKETYRRLLPPCIEDVPYILPTISVLRDRLCFSYHIETTHFSIWMMMEFGVQESWTQFLTISYVDLQIDYESRRYGYDYLLYPLCLSEDDDTIILSNSHEEQAFLYNWRENRVEKTRITNSVLWMFSPTYIESLVSTGG
- the LOC131653932 gene encoding uncharacterized protein LOC131653932, whose product is MVRPAGSDGEPVISTKVVPRFDGTEDGYWWLIQLDRYFEANTWLCEGRKVGWVTAFGLCGNAFTWWLSWKKGKQDVTWQNFERAFIMKFIPDLWEMMDPAEVEEEENHDYVLNKTAESNSMPKGAENQSVLDVMNNTGEITSCNELRPRLTPQSEKIAEMVTEKKEVNEVQRGKNQVFVFKPPLSPEPTDLGSPIKTLLEPKPPELLPLELSPSDSRYSDQLTTTHPRGEPPPKPSDGSILVGGICETILPQSEYSIIVHRVITMKSLQNELERVRVIEDPTRMKEGDIRANLSFCKLGQDLNIMGLVQLDEVISLLGPIAMGCNQGKSYRIYTKRHITQKPVYLDSNPLLRQSKPPPLPILHVKNVKWLTPSLDLTSEMLFLMGVHIIKIKNGYVCCFSHLQNAELVTKQREGSTSAKQYFPQSIAPNINHEGSGMSSLIFTNGLQRSLGKELVEFLGRGASWVLKLKISKKEKQKTYVATRTRAISRYESSKSVHVATRKTLDNFGQSANDVPLELDEHEPEFLLLINVESPFMEKSLIAADHTPKRVKTDKNMLSYNILRIKSLTNILLDIEKEIQALGVELVLIDSILAASRKETSTPTDCALIKPSRHHMFGNVALAVCYVLGIHRFAMELDGYDQGLVTSTRSIIVVNYMVPKPILVSIDPLQVLEAIKRILGCIYPLVSRILSYMGPVLNKSIERNDGFTRGPLGLAIMSLYYVVPIRQWDPGEFNFPMAATTCDYCWNGLLNFVFDRGKFDGCKFQPWGQGCFEGVGIDRDPSMS